A part of Halictus rubicundus isolate RS-2024b chromosome 4, iyHalRubi1_principal, whole genome shotgun sequence genomic DNA contains:
- the LOC143353850 gene encoding uncharacterized protein LOC143353850 — MICDVTKAAELKNIRFFYKYIDIVGVQIKGAVPLRNKKRKRTKENTTLLAFSCVIREPLTLRCLRSQGRASITIGCAGSQTMKNRKQWVAIVSYWANEEVITGTRAITKKNADYVLRSMCR, encoded by the exons ATGATTTGCGACGTGACTAAAGCAGCAGAACTGAAGAATATTAGGTTCTTCTATAA GTACATCGACATCGTCGGCGTTCAAATAAAAGGAGCTGTACCGCTAAGGAATAAGAAGAGAAAGAGGACGAAGGAGAACACGACCTTGCTAGCATTCAGCTGTGTCATCCGTGAGCCGTTAACGCTCAGGTGCCTTCGATCCCAGGGACGAGCATCAATCACTATCGGCTGCGCAG GTTCGCAGACGATGAAGAACAGGAAACAGTGGGTCGCCATCGTCTCATACTGGGCCAACGAAGAAGTTATAACCGGCACGAGAGCCATAACCAAGAAAAATGCCGATTATGTCCTAAGATCTATGTGCCGATAG